A portion of the Oxynema aestuarii AP17 genome contains these proteins:
- a CDS encoding NUDIX hydrolase gives MSEIKKWELLRSQLVFNNPWCRIRRDEVRLPNGHQIDDFFVNVRPDLAVVFALTERREIIFVRQYRHGVGEILLELPAGAFDPAVESAESAARREFTEETGYAGDRFIPLASLHDNPVKDTNKVHLFLVENVKKIGEQVLDITEEIELVLIPIETVRDRIQTGEICVAGTVAATFLALQLLAAQNP, from the coding sequence ATGAGTGAAATTAAAAAATGGGAACTCCTGCGATCGCAACTCGTTTTTAATAACCCCTGGTGTCGCATTCGCCGGGATGAAGTTCGCTTACCCAACGGACATCAAATCGACGATTTTTTTGTCAACGTCCGACCCGATCTCGCCGTCGTTTTTGCCCTCACCGAACGTCGAGAAATCATTTTTGTTCGTCAATACCGCCACGGGGTCGGCGAAATTTTATTAGAACTCCCCGCCGGGGCGTTCGATCCCGCCGTCGAGTCCGCCGAATCTGCCGCCCGCCGCGAGTTTACCGAGGAAACGGGGTACGCGGGCGATCGCTTCATTCCCTTAGCGTCCTTACACGACAATCCCGTTAAAGACACCAATAAAGTCCATTTATTTCTCGTCGAAAATGTCAAAAAAATTGGCGAACAAGTTCTCGATATTACCGAAGAGATCGAACTCGTTTTAATCCCGATCGAAACTGTGCGCGATCGCATTCAAACCGGAGAAATTTGCGTCGCGGGCACCGTCGCCGCCACCTTTTTAGCCTTGCAGTTGTTAGCCGCGCAAAACCCCTAA
- a CDS encoding class I SAM-dependent methyltransferase, with translation MERILEPEVMDTWEDAIEYDSMDFREVNTAFAEAAIAVGPPSGLILDAGTGTARIPIEIARKRPQWQIIAVDLSANMLKVGDRNVREAGLENRIQLDFIDAKKMPYPNGHFDAIISNSIVHHLPDPIPFFDELKRLLKPNGGLFLRDLMRPDDRATVDALVAAIGSEYNDYQTKLFRDSLHAAFTVAEIREMLDTAGLKGVKVYQSSDRHWTAERQWGPSSGGNYNNE, from the coding sequence ATGGAAAGAATTCTAGAACCGGAAGTGATGGACACCTGGGAAGATGCGATCGAGTATGACTCGATGGACTTTCGAGAGGTCAATACCGCCTTTGCAGAAGCGGCGATCGCCGTCGGACCGCCCTCGGGATTAATTTTGGATGCGGGAACGGGAACGGCCCGGATTCCAATCGAAATCGCCCGCAAACGTCCGCAATGGCAAATCATCGCCGTCGATTTGTCCGCCAATATGCTTAAAGTTGGCGATCGCAACGTCCGCGAAGCCGGGTTAGAAAATCGCATTCAGTTAGACTTTATCGATGCTAAAAAAATGCCCTATCCCAACGGACATTTCGATGCGATTATTTCTAACAGTATCGTCCATCATTTACCCGATCCGATCCCGTTTTTTGACGAACTTAAACGCTTGTTAAAGCCCAATGGCGGTTTATTTTTACGCGATTTAATGCGACCGGACGATCGCGCCACCGTCGATGCTTTAGTCGCCGCGATCGGATCGGAATATAACGATTATCAAACCAAATTATTTCGCGATTCCCTCCACGCCGCTTTTACCGTTGCCGAAATTCGCGAAATGCTAGATACAGCCGGATTAAAAGGGGTAAAGGTCTATCAATCTTCCGATCGCCACTGGACCGCCGAACGACAATGGGGCCCGTCTTCAGGGGGGAACTACAATAATGAGTGA